From Anaerohalosphaera lusitana, one genomic window encodes:
- a CDS encoding AAA family ATPase — translation MGKPTLSSYIRENLDDLGKKTEPGPFVTISRQFGCDGYELGDLLLEKLNILEPDTPWRLFKKEILRDLAEETGLAEEVLEHERMAKPSLIKDFFRGMKRNNIPDGYEIRNKITLMVRTVAFEGHAVIIGQGGTAATADLENGLSVRIEGPRDWRIARVSRRQSLDRKAAVQAIEDVEKQRKTLRKVYEQQNPKEPAFNLTIDNSVFNKEQAVDLIIFALEQKGLIKPEKPAVPK, via the coding sequence ATGGGTAAACCTACGCTATCGTCTTACATCCGGGAAAATCTGGATGATTTGGGAAAGAAAACGGAGCCGGGACCATTTGTAACGATTTCCCGGCAGTTCGGTTGCGACGGCTACGAGCTCGGCGACCTGCTCCTTGAAAAGCTGAATATACTTGAACCTGATACGCCCTGGAGGCTCTTCAAAAAAGAGATACTCCGAGATCTGGCCGAAGAAACAGGCCTCGCTGAAGAGGTCCTCGAACACGAGAGAATGGCAAAACCCAGCCTGATCAAGGATTTCTTCCGCGGCATGAAGCGTAACAATATCCCTGACGGGTACGAAATAAGAAACAAAATTACCCTCATGGTTCGAACGGTCGCATTCGAAGGCCACGCCGTAATTATCGGCCAGGGCGGTACAGCAGCAACCGCCGACCTCGAAAACGGACTCAGCGTCCGCATCGAGGGCCCAAGGGACTGGCGAATAGCTCGCGTCAGCAGGCGGCAGTCGCTAGACAGAAAAGCGGCCGTACAGGCGATAGAAGACGTAGAAAAACAGCGGAAAACGCTGCGAAAGGTATACGAACAGCAGAATCCAAAGGAACCTGCGTTCAACCTTACTATAGATAACTCGGTCTTTAATAAGGAACAGGCGGTTGACCTGATCATTTTTGCACTTGAGCAGAAAGGTCTGATCAAGCCTGAAAAGCCCGCTGTTCCTAAATAA
- a CDS encoding NUDIX domain-containing protein, translated as MAQKGKYTYSWPRPAVTCDALVFRTDTPTPQLLLIQRGTEPFKGNWAFPGGYVDIDEELHHAAARELAEETGLQNMDLKQYKTVGTIGRDPRGRQITVVYWGIADPSNTDVKGADDADLAQWFPVDDLPPMAFDHAEIAASALKELSILKT; from the coding sequence ATGGCCCAAAAAGGAAAATATACCTATTCCTGGCCCCGACCGGCCGTCACCTGCGATGCACTCGTTTTCCGCACCGACACACCCACTCCCCAGCTCCTGCTCATCCAGCGGGGCACCGAGCCCTTTAAGGGTAATTGGGCCTTCCCGGGCGGCTATGTCGACATAGACGAAGAACTCCACCACGCCGCCGCCCGCGAGCTCGCCGAAGAAACCGGCCTGCAGAATATGGACCTGAAACAATATAAAACAGTCGGCACCATCGGCCGTGACCCCCGAGGCAGACAGATTACCGTTGTTTACTGGGGCATTGCGGACCCCTCAAATACGGATGTCAAAGGCGCAGACGATGCCGACCTCGCCCAATGGTTCCCAGTTGACGACTTGCCGCCGATGGCCTTCGATCATGCCGAAATAGCCGCATCGGCCCTCAAGGAACTTAGTATTTTAAAGACGTAA
- the ileS gene encoding isoleucine--tRNA ligase, whose translation MSEKKKKGYRDTLNLPKTSFSMKANLTQREPQQHKAWKKQKIYDTILAAREDAPTYTLHDGPPYANGDIHMGHVINKVLKDIVVKYKTMAGFKVPYIPGWDCHGLPIEVKVMQELGEKIREMPKLEIRKRCKKYASKFVKVQTKQFKSLGIFGDFDNPYLTLKPQYEQGILEIFAELIGNGLVYKQLKPIHWSVGCETALADAELEYKDIPSLSVYVNFPVTDETRKKLADLNLVTDDDATASFMIWTTTPWTLTANLAVAVNPKLDYVSMTYTKEGRKFSSIIAAERVEAVAQAAGLEQGDYTISDPVKGCEFEGLRYEHPFVETNPTDKDAYFAICADYVTTEDGTGVVHIAPGHGVEDYVAAQNYGLAVYSPVMDNGRYDNTVPAFIKGKSVLKVDPIVADHLSEKDLLVAAKEITHSYPHCWRSKTPVIFRATEQWFVSVDNQVPKAGKSLRNLALEQIGDVQWVPQWGEKRIRGMLESRPDWCISRQRAWGLPIPAFLNSDGDTLMTKESCLRVAEHIGKKGSDSWFIDSPKEILGEDFELPEGFTWDDLHKEENIFDVWFESGCSWHSVMRKRGYDVPVDLYLEGSDQHRGWFQLSLLPALGAIQQAPFKTVLTHGFTVDEKGMKQSKSLGNYVSALEEIQKYGADILRLWVSSVNYQEDMRCSDELIGRLSDAYRKIRNTLRYLLGNVKDYDRSMAVPYEKMLPVDKWAMQQLQKLISKVRLAYEDFAFHRVFGLVYNFCTVQMSSIYMDVLKDRLYCDKPDSISRRSAQTVMVEILEAMIKLISPVLVHTGEEAWAAFEQKSETDLPTVHAATLPDVNESINWQAEEARWDKIMTLRDDVLRVLEGLRQEQAIASNQEASVTITIDDEELYSTIEELGVDTFTSLCIVSEVKLEKGDKLDISAAKSDHPKCERCWNYLPSVGHDTDQPDLCIRCAEVVNHA comes from the coding sequence ATGTCTGAAAAGAAGAAAAAGGGATACCGCGACACGCTAAATCTGCCCAAAACCAGTTTCTCAATGAAAGCCAACCTCACCCAGCGTGAGCCCCAGCAGCACAAGGCCTGGAAAAAGCAGAAGATATACGACACTATCCTCGCTGCCCGCGAAGATGCGCCCACATACACTCTCCACGACGGCCCACCATACGCAAACGGCGACATCCACATGGGCCACGTCATCAACAAGGTCCTCAAGGACATTGTCGTAAAATACAAAACCATGGCTGGCTTCAAGGTCCCCTACATCCCCGGCTGGGACTGTCATGGCCTGCCCATCGAAGTAAAAGTAATGCAGGAGCTCGGCGAAAAGATCCGCGAAATGCCAAAGCTCGAGATCCGCAAACGCTGCAAGAAATACGCAAGCAAATTCGTCAAGGTCCAGACCAAACAGTTCAAGTCCCTCGGTATCTTCGGCGATTTCGACAACCCATATCTCACCCTCAAACCTCAGTACGAGCAGGGCATCCTCGAGATATTCGCCGAACTCATAGGCAACGGCCTCGTCTACAAACAGCTCAAACCGATCCACTGGTCCGTTGGCTGCGAAACCGCTCTAGCCGACGCCGAGCTCGAATACAAGGACATCCCTTCGCTCAGCGTCTACGTCAACTTCCCCGTAACTGATGAGACACGCAAAAAACTCGCAGACCTCAACCTCGTAACCGATGACGACGCGACCGCCTCCTTCATGATCTGGACCACCACACCCTGGACCCTCACCGCAAACCTCGCCGTCGCGGTCAATCCCAAACTCGACTACGTCTCCATGACCTACACAAAAGAAGGCCGCAAGTTCTCTTCCATCATCGCAGCCGAACGTGTCGAAGCAGTCGCACAGGCAGCAGGCCTCGAGCAGGGCGATTACACCATCAGCGACCCCGTCAAGGGCTGCGAATTCGAGGGCCTTCGCTACGAACATCCGTTCGTCGAAACCAACCCGACCGACAAAGACGCATACTTCGCCATCTGCGCAGACTACGTCACCACCGAGGACGGCACAGGCGTCGTCCACATCGCACCAGGCCACGGTGTCGAGGACTACGTCGCCGCACAAAACTACGGCCTTGCCGTCTACTCACCAGTCATGGACAACGGCCGCTACGACAACACAGTCCCGGCGTTCATCAAGGGTAAAAGCGTCCTCAAGGTCGACCCCATCGTCGCCGACCACCTCAGCGAAAAAGACCTCCTCGTCGCAGCAAAAGAAATAACCCACAGCTACCCTCACTGCTGGCGTAGCAAAACCCCGGTCATCTTCCGAGCCACCGAACAGTGGTTCGTATCCGTCGATAACCAGGTCCCCAAGGCCGGCAAGAGTCTCCGCAACCTCGCCCTCGAACAGATCGGCGACGTACAGTGGGTCCCTCAGTGGGGCGAAAAGCGTATCCGAGGCATGCTCGAATCCCGCCCCGACTGGTGCATCTCGCGCCAGCGTGCATGGGGCCTGCCCATCCCCGCGTTCCTCAACAGCGATGGTGACACACTTATGACCAAAGAATCCTGCCTCCGCGTCGCCGAACACATCGGCAAAAAAGGCTCGGACTCGTGGTTCATCGACTCGCCCAAAGAGATCCTCGGCGAAGACTTCGAACTCCCCGAAGGCTTCACATGGGACGACCTGCACAAAGAAGAAAACATCTTCGACGTATGGTTCGAGTCCGGCTGCTCCTGGCACAGCGTCATGCGTAAACGCGGCTACGACGTCCCCGTCGACCTCTACCTCGAAGGCTCCGATCAGCATCGCGGCTGGTTCCAGCTCTCACTGCTGCCCGCCCTCGGTGCGATCCAGCAGGCCCCGTTCAAGACCGTACTCACCCACGGCTTCACCGTCGACGAAAAGGGCATGAAGCAATCCAAGTCGCTCGGCAACTACGTCAGCGCTCTCGAAGAAATTCAGAAGTATGGCGCCGACATACTCCGCCTCTGGGTCTCTAGCGTAAACTACCAGGAAGACATGCGATGCAGCGACGAACTCATCGGCCGCCTCAGCGACGCATACCGCAAGATCCGTAACACGCTCCGCTACCTCCTCGGCAACGTCAAGGACTACGACCGCTCCATGGCCGTCCCATACGAAAAAATGCTCCCCGTCGACAAGTGGGCCATGCAGCAGCTCCAGAAGCTCATCAGCAAGGTCCGCCTCGCATACGAGGACTTCGCCTTCCACCGCGTCTTCGGCCTTGTCTACAACTTCTGCACCGTCCAGATGAGCTCCATCTATATGGACGTCCTCAAGGACCGCCTCTACTGCGACAAGCCCGACTCGATCAGCCGCCGCAGTGCACAGACAGTAATGGTAGAGATCCTCGAAGCTATGATAAAACTCATCTCCCCGGTTCTCGTTCATACCGGCGAAGAAGCCTGGGCCGCCTTCGAGCAGAAGTCCGAAACCGACCTGCCAACCGTCCACGCGGCAACCCTGCCAGACGTGAACGAGTCGATCAACTGGCAGGCCGAAGAAGCCCGATGGGACAAGATCATGACCCTCCGTGACGACGTCCTCCGCGTACTCGAAGGCCTCCGTCAGGAACAGGCCATCGCAAGCAACCAGGAAGCCTCCGTCACTATCACCATCGACGATGAAGAACTCTACAGCACCATTGAAGAACTCGGCGTCGATACCTTCACCTCCCTCTGCATCGTCAGTGAAGTGAAGCTCGAAAAGGGCGACAAGCTCGACATATCAGCAGCCAAAAGCGACCATCCAAAATGCGAACGCTGCTGGAACTACCTGCCCTCCGTCGGCCACGATACGGATCAGCCCGACCTGTGCATCCGCTGTGCCGAAGTCGTAAATCACGCATAG
- a CDS encoding V-type ATP synthase subunit E, protein MDAKEVVSKILAEANTEADSIKADAEQKVRAQKEQFDAKMDRFKKESDAKAEKAAEEARQQQLAAARMDIKKQKSQAKAQLLNDVFEKALDELVAMPDDRYKDLMTKLMIKAAQTGDEEVIIGKDEKRIDENLVKNVNRQLGSDKKGSLKLASERADIKGGFILSRGKINVNASAQVLIEQAREELDIDIASELFED, encoded by the coding sequence ATGGACGCCAAAGAGGTTGTATCCAAAATACTCGCTGAAGCAAACACCGAAGCTGACTCTATAAAGGCCGATGCCGAACAAAAGGTCCGGGCCCAGAAAGAGCAGTTCGATGCGAAGATGGACCGCTTCAAAAAAGAGTCCGACGCCAAAGCCGAAAAGGCCGCCGAAGAGGCACGACAGCAGCAGCTCGCAGCCGCACGCATGGACATTAAAAAACAGAAGTCCCAGGCAAAGGCTCAGCTCCTCAACGATGTCTTCGAAAAGGCCCTCGACGAACTCGTCGCCATGCCCGATGACCGGTACAAGGACCTCATGACAAAGCTCATGATCAAGGCCGCTCAGACAGGCGACGAAGAAGTCATCATCGGCAAAGACGAAAAACGTATCGACGAAAACCTCGTCAAAAACGTTAATCGTCAGCTCGGCTCCGACAAGAAGGGCAGCTTGAAGCTCGCTTCAGAACGTGCAGACATCAAGGGCGGCTTCATCCTTTCTCGCGGCAAGATCAATGTCAACGCCTCCGCACAGGTCCTCATCGAACAGGCCCGCGAAGAGCTCGACATTGACATCGCCTCCGAGCTGTTCGAAGACTGA
- a CDS encoding DUF2062 domain-containing protein yields MVKEKRSRVERLMRFVKYRIVSVQDSSHMIALGAAMGIFVAFLPPLGFHTLLAIVLAIMFRANKAVTLMGAWLNNPVTCVPLYLSCYFVGSGITALAGESTVGPERVAVILTRFADVGNMWRSEFWRETGRAFLGIAMELTVGGFVLGGVCGAAAYFGVRKAVLVYRRNHPHRRFRGLD; encoded by the coding sequence ATGGTTAAGGAAAAGCGAAGCCGAGTGGAAAGGCTGATGCGTTTTGTGAAGTACCGCATTGTGTCTGTGCAGGATTCTTCGCATATGATCGCGCTGGGTGCGGCGATGGGGATATTTGTGGCGTTCTTGCCGCCATTGGGATTTCATACGTTGCTTGCGATCGTTTTGGCGATAATGTTTCGGGCGAACAAGGCGGTGACGCTGATGGGGGCTTGGTTGAATAATCCGGTGACTTGTGTGCCGTTGTACCTTTCGTGTTATTTCGTGGGCAGCGGGATTACTGCGCTGGCAGGCGAGTCGACAGTCGGTCCGGAGCGGGTAGCGGTGATACTCACAAGATTTGCGGATGTCGGAAATATGTGGCGGTCGGAATTCTGGAGGGAGACGGGCAGAGCGTTTCTTGGGATCGCGATGGAACTTACGGTGGGCGGTTTTGTGTTAGGAGGCGTTTGCGGGGCGGCTGCCTATTTTGGGGTGCGCAAGGCGGTACTTGTTTACAGGCGGAATCATCCGCACAGGCGGTTTCGGGGATTGGATTAA
- a CDS encoding lipopolysaccharide kinase InaA family protein: MMMEPGKSGIGSIESHAGKIAVGGGWRGFVATRYRDGESLSMEEWRRVLEDVDGLVDGGAKVLKKGSLVDVVCGELEIGGIKRKVVIKRMLPENGLRGFCRSLLRGKAVRNFRTAMRLVRYGIPTAYPLAGIERRVAGSSRENIFIAEYIPESTNLYNYFHDECGRVSQDAGLKANIGKQVGQILAQMHKGGLWHRDAKGGNFLVEGKGRSRPRVLLVDMDGIKRYGPRRGECRWRPFVKLGATLMASPAIYVSDYLRSFRIYCNLTGVGRDEMQRRFRRISREATGVRLLTAAKAAMKQAREDK; this comes from the coding sequence ATGATGATGGAACCGGGAAAATCAGGTATCGGCAGCATTGAGAGCCACGCTGGGAAGATCGCGGTTGGCGGCGGATGGAGAGGGTTTGTCGCTACGAGGTATCGCGATGGAGAGTCCTTGAGCATGGAGGAATGGAGACGGGTGCTCGAGGATGTCGACGGGCTGGTCGATGGGGGAGCTAAGGTTCTCAAAAAAGGCTCGCTTGTTGATGTTGTTTGCGGTGAGCTGGAGATCGGAGGGATCAAACGGAAGGTAGTTATCAAGAGGATGCTGCCGGAGAACGGTTTGAGGGGATTTTGCAGGTCGCTGCTGAGGGGTAAGGCGGTTCGCAACTTCAGGACAGCTATGAGACTGGTGAGGTATGGGATACCGACGGCTTATCCGCTGGCGGGGATCGAAAGACGGGTTGCGGGATCGAGCAGGGAGAATATCTTCATTGCTGAGTACATCCCAGAGTCGACAAACCTGTATAATTATTTTCATGATGAGTGTGGGCGGGTTTCGCAGGATGCGGGGTTGAAAGCGAATATTGGCAAGCAGGTGGGGCAGATACTTGCTCAGATGCATAAGGGTGGGTTGTGGCACAGGGATGCCAAGGGGGGTAATTTCCTGGTGGAGGGGAAAGGCAGGTCCAGGCCGAGGGTGCTGCTGGTGGATATGGACGGAATCAAGCGGTATGGGCCGAGGAGGGGTGAGTGCAGGTGGCGGCCTTTCGTGAAACTGGGGGCTACGTTGATGGCGAGCCCGGCGATATACGTGAGCGATTACTTGCGGAGTTTTCGGATTTACTGTAATCTCACCGGTGTGGGGCGGGATGAAATGCAGCGGAGATTCAGAAGGATAAGCAGAGAGGCGACGGGGGTGCGGCTTTTGACGGCGGCGAAGGCAGCGATGAAGCAGGCGCGTGAAGATAAATGA
- a CDS encoding V-type ATP synthase subunit I, which translates to MAIAQMKKIMIVSHRKEADQLLEALQQAGIAQVLDAEKAMVTKDWPELTVEGKRPRELEDMISRLETAIGFLNAHYAGDQKQSPLRPLVEVPAKQYERTVKSKESFDFLETTEANAKKIEELLNQKDHLLAVHRTLLPWKDMQADLADLGSLETAECFAGLIPDKTYEDVVSQLADLHTAVENVGKADDLNACIIATLPENTTEVQKVLRNADFEQVTFENMTGTPADNIQKTEQQLKDVNAQLDQANKTAAELAETRLTLQILFDYYSNLLGREQARISAPSTEHAQIFESWVRNKDYSKLKKIVADFPASSVNEMSRGEDEKPPVEITNNRAMRPFEVITRLYGMPQHTEVDPTPFLAPFFAIFFALCLTDAGYGIIIFAACAYLMLKMQGDKKLMMLLAICSVLTVGAGAMVGGWFGNGFVELANAYPSVLGWLEPLTESLLVFDPLEKPMIFFAIACGLGYFQIMFGLGVAMVHNMMQKNWVAALCDQLTWIVMINSLAILLASKMGPVNPAVGSFFGKVAILPAAVILFLSQREGPIAGRLGMGAYNLFSTIFYLGDVLSYLRLMALGMVTGGLAMAINVMAKTAFDMIPIKILGVIIAILVLIGGHLFNTAISALSAFVHTIRLQYVEFFPKFLAGGGADFTPLSRVHKYTQLKKESAE; encoded by the coding sequence ATGGCAATTGCCCAGATGAAAAAAATAATGATTGTCAGCCATCGCAAAGAGGCTGATCAGTTGCTGGAGGCCCTCCAGCAGGCTGGCATCGCGCAGGTTCTCGACGCCGAAAAGGCCATGGTCACCAAGGACTGGCCCGAGCTCACCGTCGAAGGCAAACGCCCCCGGGAACTCGAGGACATGATCAGCAGGCTCGAAACTGCTATCGGCTTCCTCAACGCCCATTATGCAGGTGACCAGAAACAATCCCCGCTCCGTCCCCTCGTAGAGGTCCCCGCAAAACAGTACGAGCGGACCGTAAAGAGCAAAGAATCCTTCGACTTCCTCGAGACCACCGAAGCCAACGCAAAAAAGATCGAAGAGCTTCTCAACCAGAAGGACCACCTTCTCGCAGTCCACAGGACCCTCCTCCCCTGGAAAGACATGCAGGCCGACCTCGCGGACCTCGGCTCCCTCGAAACCGCCGAATGCTTTGCTGGCCTGATACCCGATAAAACATACGAAGACGTCGTCTCACAGCTCGCCGACCTCCACACAGCCGTAGAAAACGTCGGCAAAGCAGACGACCTCAACGCTTGCATCATCGCGACCCTGCCCGAAAACACCACCGAGGTCCAGAAGGTCCTCCGTAATGCCGATTTCGAACAGGTCACCTTCGAGAACATGACCGGCACGCCCGCCGATAACATTCAAAAGACGGAACAGCAGCTCAAGGACGTCAACGCCCAGCTCGACCAGGCCAACAAGACCGCCGCCGAGCTCGCCGAAACGCGTCTTACCCTGCAGATTCTCTTCGACTACTATTCCAACCTGCTCGGCCGCGAACAGGCACGCATCTCCGCCCCTTCGACCGAGCACGCACAGATATTCGAAAGCTGGGTCCGCAACAAAGACTACTCAAAACTCAAAAAGATCGTCGCCGACTTCCCCGCATCCAGTGTAAACGAAATGTCCCGCGGCGAAGACGAAAAACCACCCGTCGAGATCACCAACAACCGTGCCATGCGTCCCTTCGAGGTCATAACCCGCCTCTACGGCATGCCCCAGCACACAGAAGTCGATCCGACGCCGTTCCTAGCGCCGTTTTTCGCGATATTCTTCGCGCTCTGTCTCACAGACGCCGGCTACGGAATCATCATCTTTGCAGCTTGTGCATATCTTATGCTCAAAATGCAGGGCGACAAAAAACTCATGATGCTTCTCGCTATCTGCTCCGTCCTCACTGTCGGCGCAGGCGCAATGGTCGGCGGCTGGTTCGGCAACGGCTTCGTCGAACTCGCCAACGCCTACCCCTCCGTCCTCGGCTGGCTCGAACCACTGACCGAAAGCCTGCTCGTGTTCGACCCCCTTGAAAAACCAATGATATTTTTCGCAATCGCTTGCGGCCTGGGCTACTTCCAGATCATGTTCGGCCTGGGCGTAGCGATGGTGCACAATATGATGCAGAAAAACTGGGTCGCCGCCCTCTGCGATCAACTGACATGGATCGTAATGATCAACTCGCTGGCTATCCTCCTCGCTTCAAAGATGGGCCCGGTAAACCCGGCAGTAGGCTCGTTCTTCGGCAAAGTCGCCATCCTGCCCGCAGCCGTAATACTCTTCCTCAGCCAGCGCGAGGGCCCGATCGCCGGCCGACTCGGCATGGGTGCTTACAATCTCTTCAGCACGATCTTCTACCTCGGTGACGTACTCAGCTATCTCAGGCTCATGGCCCTCGGTATGGTTACCGGCGGCCTTGCGATGGCGATCAACGTCATGGCAAAAACAGCCTTCGACATGATACCAATAAAGATCCTGGGTGTGATCATCGCCATACTCGTACTCATCGGCGGACACCTGTTCAATACCGCCATCTCGGCCCTTAGTGCATTCGTGCACACGATCAGGCTGCAGTACGTGGAATTTTTCCCCAAGTTCCTCGCTGGCGGCGGAGCGGATTTCACTCCGCTATCCAGGGTACACAAATACACCCAACTCAAAAAGGAATCGGCAGAATAA
- a CDS encoding glycosyltransferase family 9 protein, producing MQKDKEHKRILIMKPSALGDVATALPALQAVRKRWPDARISWLVRPEFAPLLECVPAVDEIILFDRKLLGKFYKKEARRELAGLIRKLRGAKFDLVLDFQGLLRTALLGWISGCRRRYGMKGAREFAWLFYNHHVERPKDSLHVTDYYLKMTDECGARTDKVDYGIQIPEEAVGSAGRLLSHYAIDYGRYVVFICQSAHQWKCWPREKFAELADLVHDELKTPVVAVGTAGEREYIDEIAGMTDSFFVNLAGKTNLPELLAVLGNAKAVVTNDTGPGQIASTFDVPLVMVCGPSNPSRIGPYKREESVAAIDAFDRGEAIRSSYPGHRIECVGVEKVFERLRELIEHGSVSSSD from the coding sequence ATGCAGAAAGACAAAGAACATAAGCGAATACTGATCATGAAGCCATCGGCGTTGGGGGATGTTGCTACTGCGCTGCCGGCGCTGCAGGCGGTGAGAAAGAGGTGGCCTGATGCGAGGATTAGCTGGCTGGTAAGGCCCGAGTTCGCGCCGCTGCTGGAGTGTGTGCCCGCGGTTGATGAGATAATTCTGTTCGACAGGAAGCTGCTGGGGAAGTTTTATAAGAAAGAGGCGAGGCGGGAGCTTGCGGGGCTGATAAGGAAGCTGCGGGGGGCGAAGTTCGACCTGGTGCTGGATTTTCAGGGGCTCTTGCGGACGGCTTTGCTGGGGTGGATCAGCGGGTGCAGGAGACGGTACGGAATGAAAGGGGCGAGGGAGTTTGCGTGGCTGTTTTATAATCATCACGTGGAGAGGCCGAAAGATTCGCTGCATGTCACGGACTATTATTTGAAGATGACCGATGAATGCGGAGCGCGGACGGACAAGGTTGATTATGGAATTCAGATACCGGAGGAAGCGGTGGGCAGTGCGGGCAGGCTGCTGAGTCATTATGCGATCGATTATGGGCGGTATGTTGTTTTTATATGTCAGTCGGCGCATCAGTGGAAGTGCTGGCCGAGGGAGAAATTCGCTGAGCTTGCGGATCTGGTGCATGATGAGCTCAAGACGCCTGTGGTGGCGGTCGGTACGGCAGGTGAGCGTGAGTATATAGATGAGATCGCGGGGATGACGGATTCGTTTTTTGTAAACCTGGCGGGGAAGACGAATCTGCCGGAGCTGCTTGCGGTGCTCGGTAACGCAAAGGCGGTGGTGACGAATGATACGGGGCCGGGGCAGATCGCGAGTACGTTTGACGTGCCGCTGGTGATGGTATGCGGGCCCTCGAATCCGAGCAGGATCGGGCCGTATAAGCGGGAGGAGAGTGTTGCGGCAATCGATGCGTTCGATCGGGGGGAGGCGATAAGGAGCAGTTATCCGGGGCATCGGATTGAGTGTGTTGGGGTCGAGAAGGTCTTTGAGAGATTGAGGGAGCTTATCGAGCACGGCAGCGTGAGCAGCAGCGACTAG
- a CDS encoding V-type ATP synthase subunit K, translating to MEGLGNALALIGAATAVFAAGAGSGIGIGHAARSATGVLTDKPERYGLNFIMVVLPGTQGFYGFLAGFLVLLNMNVLGGGDVLQLTWQQGLQVIGACLPIAITGLISAIHQGKVCASGVLMAAKRPEMAFKAGVVYAVMVEVYAVLGLLISMFVILMGINWPTA from the coding sequence ATGGAAGGTTTGGGAAACGCTTTAGCTTTGATTGGTGCCGCCACAGCAGTTTTTGCAGCCGGTGCAGGTTCCGGTATCGGCATCGGCCACGCTGCCAGAAGTGCAACTGGTGTACTCACAGACAAGCCGGAACGCTACGGCCTTAACTTCATCATGGTTGTACTGCCAGGTACCCAGGGCTTCTACGGCTTCCTCGCCGGCTTCCTGGTACTGCTCAACATGAACGTCCTGGGCGGCGGCGACGTCCTCCAGCTCACTTGGCAGCAGGGACTCCAGGTCATCGGTGCTTGTCTGCCGATTGCCATCACAGGTCTCATCAGTGCCATCCATCAGGGTAAAGTTTGTGCAAGTGGTGTCCTCATGGCTGCCAAAAGACCCGAAATGGCGTTCAAGGCCGGTGTTGTATACGCAGTTATGGTAGAGGTCTACGCCGTACTCGGTCTGCTGATCTCCATGTTCGTTATCCTCATGGGTATCAACTGGCCAACTGCCTAA
- a CDS encoding V-type ATPase subunit → MKAIDEQSAIEFHRYPPIGGEDWSFAFATARARVLDTTLLTRSTFMDMINAPSFSEALAALSSTDYAMGESIDNFAQVEQRLLEVRTETRSTYANLLPEDYVELLRAREDFKNMRLAIRRIVTERPIGTEYSNDGNVPAEDFEDIFEKEDYSRFPLYLQEGVEQAILGYYNTKDIRQIDYGIDRAQAAYNIDKARELDSVFLLSLARMNIDLDNIRTMLRLKMAERSERDLFIEGGFVDISKFVQGLDAGYDTLGTIFFSTPYVEIIEEGVNYLNSNHSFLGLERKCEEYKLGFLQSTSSIAAGPQPVVAHFIRKESEIRAVRMVLSGKHNGMDTQLIKDRLPYH, encoded by the coding sequence ATGAAAGCTATAGACGAACAATCTGCTATCGAGTTTCACCGGTACCCGCCCATCGGCGGCGAAGACTGGTCGTTCGCCTTTGCGACCGCTCGCGCTCGCGTGCTCGACACCACGTTGCTCACCCGCTCCACCTTCATGGACATGATCAACGCGCCGAGCTTCTCCGAAGCGCTCGCGGCCCTCAGCTCCACAGACTACGCAATGGGCGAAAGCATCGACAACTTCGCACAGGTCGAACAGCGGCTGCTCGAGGTACGTACCGAAACACGAAGCACCTACGCCAATCTTCTACCCGAAGACTACGTCGAGCTGCTCCGTGCCCGCGAGGACTTCAAGAACATGCGCCTCGCAATCCGCCGTATCGTAACCGAACGGCCCATCGGCACCGAATACAGCAACGATGGCAACGTTCCCGCCGAAGACTTCGAAGACATCTTCGAAAAAGAAGACTACAGCCGTTTCCCACTGTACCTTCAGGAAGGCGTCGAACAGGCCATCCTCGGCTACTACAACACCAAGGATATTCGCCAAATCGACTACGGCATCGACCGCGCACAGGCAGCATACAACATCGACAAGGCCCGAGAACTCGACAGCGTCTTCCTCCTGTCCCTGGCCCGAATGAACATCGATCTGGACAACATCCGCACCATGCTCAGGCTCAAAATGGCCGAACGCTCCGAACGCGACCTCTTCATCGAAGGCGGTTTCGTCGACATCTCAAAATTCGTCCAGGGCCTCGACGCAGGTTACGACACCCTCGGCACCATCTTCTTCAGCACACCATACGTCGAGATCATCGAAGAGGGCGTTAACTACCTCAACTCGAATCATTCGTTCCTCGGACTGGAACGAAAATGTGAAGAATACAAACTCGGCTTCCTGCAGTCGACCTCCTCGATCGCAGCAGGCCCCCAGCCCGTTGTAGCTCACTTTATACGCAAAGAATCCGAGATACGTGCCGTCCGCATGGTCCTCTCCGGAAAGCACAACGGCATGGATACCCAATTGATCAAGGACAGGCTGCCGTATCATTAA